The Rhinatrema bivittatum chromosome 10, aRhiBiv1.1, whole genome shotgun sequence DNA segment CAGGGAAGGGAAAACCAAATTCACAGCACACGATGAAAGACTGGAAAAGTCACTGCAGATCTGTTTCATGCAGCAATGTGGGCGAGAAGGGGACAGGGTTCACGAGGCAGAGGCTCCTCCACTTGTGTGTGCATGGGGAAAGCTTCGGTGACTCCCGTTCTAAACAACGCAATCAGGCAGCAGCCGAGGCCCTGAGGGAGGGATACCGAGCACTGTGCACGTCCTCAGCGAGGGGATTCCTGGCAGTCCATGCTGGGTCTCGGCCACCATCTTCAGGCACAGAACGAGAGTGGGAATCCTGGGCGAGGCCCTGCGATAAGCCCAGGTCTGACAGCTACCTCCTGAATACGAGCCTTCAGAGACCGCCATCATCCCTGGCTCCCATCCTCCTCCAGGCTACGGGCAGGCGAGTCACACATGGATCAGAACCAGAGTGTACGCTGGAGTGTGGGAAGGTGACTGCCAGGCTGCCATCAGCTGGGTAAGAAGCACAGAGTGCAGGCAGAGCCTGGGTGGGTAAAATGGGCAAGGGGCAGGCTCCACCAGGTCAGATACCAGTGCTAACTGTGGCTTGGGACTGGGCTACCTGCATGGGCTGTCACCAGGTGGGTACAGAGCACAGGCAGGGTCACTGCCAGCCAGGTAAGAAGGGCCAAGCATGGGCAATTCTTGGGCTGCCACCAAGAGGGCAAAAAAATACAACATCAGCAGAGCCTGGGCTACGGCAGAGTCTCTGCTACTGTCCAACCTCCTCTGCACAGGAGCTGCCTGCAGTGGCTCGAGCCTGCTTGCTGTGGGCTGATGGGCAGAAGGCTCCCCAGCACTGTAATTCTAGGTCTGGGTTTGTCTGTAGCAGAACAGGACAactttatgtgcagaaaaagtctctctctcacttccacgtATACCCATAGCACCACAGCCGGCCGTGGCTTACTGCCAAAGACATCCGCATGCAGCCACGTGACCAGGGCAGAAGAGGCAGGGTCCTGAGCTCCATCAGTGCACATGAACCCCTGGCCTCTGAACAGCCGTAGCAATAAACACACCTCTCAGAGTCTCCGCCCAGTCGCAGGGAGGCCTCACACCACCGCCATGCCCCCTTCACAGCGGCTGGTGATCATGTTTCCAATCTCGGTCCAGGTATCAGTGTGAGGATTATAAACTTCCACAGAGTCTGATGTAACGGGGGCAGAGAAATCATGGCTGCTGGAGCGGCCACCGGCGGCGTAGAGAAAGCCATTCACAGccaccacacacacaccggcTCGAGGGACTTTCATAGAAGCAACTTCCACCCACTTCTCCTGTTTAGAGACAAAAATTCCCAAAAGAAACAAGCCACATTATCATATCTCTGTCCTGAAGAGTTCATCTAGACCAGAGTTACAGCCTGGCCCATGGCCCATCCCCTTCTGGCAGTAACGCCAACATTTCCCTGGCCCGTGTCCCATCCCCTCCTGGCAGGAACGCCAACATATCCCTGGCCCgtgtcccctcccctcctggcAGTAACGCCAACATTGCCCGAGGACATGTCCCATCTTAACTCTTCAGCGGCGCGTTAATACATCTCAGGGCCACATCCCATCCTACCTCCTCAGTAGTACACAGATACATCCCAGGGCATGTCCCTTCCTACCTCCTCAGTAGTACACAGATACATCCCAGGGCATGTCCCTTCCTACCTTCCTGGCGGAGCACCTGCATATCCCGGCTATGCCCCATCCTACCTCCTTGGCAGAATGCCGGTCCAGCCCAGGACCACATCTCTTCCTACCTCCTCAGCAGAGTATTTCTCTACAGTGCTAAGTGCGTCATCCCGCTCATTCCATCCTCCCACAGCATAGATGCAGTCATTGAGGGCAGCCACCCCGAGGTATGCACGACGTGTTTCCATGGATGGCAGTGGAGCCCAACGCTTGGTGATGGGGTTGTAGACCTCAGCAGTGCGCAGCTCAATGCCCTCGGTGCTGATACCCCCAACAACGTAAATTAAGCCTGTGAGCATAAACCAAGAGAAAACAGTGCAAGAGACAGGATGGAACAGTTCTTGGTTTCTAAAAAGGAAGCATTTACCACAATGGTGCCGGTGCTGAAAGAGCTGTAATCCCAACCCCTTCCCCACAGGGGACCCAGCTACCTTACAAAATGAACTGGGGGAATCAGATGCTGATATGAGATGATATTTATGGGTGGAAGGGGGTTGCAGTGAAGAAGCAGGGGCCTGGTGAGCATTTGCAGTCTGTAGTGAGTATTTTGGTAGGAGAGGCCCAGATCCCAGTGAGGATATTGAGGGAGGGATTTGGAGTCCGGTGATGATatcgggaggagggaaggaagagattTGGATTCAGGTGAGGATACAGGATACTCAGGTGTGGAAGAAGGCATGACGAGAGCGCTGTGTCAGATACACACCCTGCATCTCACAGCAGCCAAAGTAATAGCGTGGCAGAGGCATGGAGCCCACCAGCTGCCAGGAATTCTCCTCGGGGTCATAGCACTCCACTGTGTTCCCAATCTCAGCTCCGATCCAGCCCCCTAGGTAAGAGAGAGGAAGGCAGAAGCCCGTGAGTGCAGAGAGCATGCGACAGTCCCCCTCCCACAAATAACCGAGTGCCACTCCAGTCCCCGCAGCACACAGGATGGCACCTGAGGAGCTGTACAGATAGCGTGGGCGGTTACCAAGTGCATAGATGGACCCCAAACATGTGCAGACCCCAAGGCCACAGCGAGGATGGTTCATGGATGCCACAGTTGCCCATTGCCTGGTGATGTGGTCGTAGCATTCTGTGCAATCAAAGATCATCGAATCCTTCTCACCTGGCAAGACAGAGAGGAAAtgtagggagaagggaagatccCACAACCTGAAGGGTGCAGCACTTATTACACGACCAACAGGAAAGCTGGCCATCACTCAGATCAAGACTCTGTGCAACTTATTACACGACCAACAGGAAAGCTGGCCATCACTCAGATCAAGACTCTGTGCAACTTATTACACAACCAACAGGAAAGCTGGCCATCACTCAGATCAAGACTCTGTGCAACTTATTACACGACCAACAGGAAAGCTGGCCATCACTCAGATCAAGACTCTGTGCAACTTATTACACGACCAACAGGAAAGCTGGCCATCACTCAGATCAAGACTCTGTGCAACTTATTACACGACCAACAGGAAAGCTGGCCATCACTCAGATCAAGACTCTGTGCAACTTATTACACGACCAACAGGAAAGCTGGCCATCACTCAGATCAAGACTCTGTGCAACTTATTACACGACCAACAGGAAAGCTGGCCATCACTCAAATCAAGACTCTGTGCAACTTATTACACGACCAACAGGAAAGCTGGCCATCACTCAGATCAAGACTCTGTGCAACTTATTACACGACCAACAGGAAAGCTGGCCATCACTCAGATCAAGACTCTGTGCAACTTATTACACGACCAACAGGAAAGCTGGCCATCACTCAGATCAAGACTCTGTGCAACTTATTACACGACCAACAGGAAAGCTGGCCACTCAGATCAAGACTCTGTGCAACTTATTACACGACCAACAGGAAAGCTGGCCATCACTCAGATCAAGACTCTGTGCAACTTATTACACGACCAACAGGAAAGCTGGCCATCACTCAAATCAAGACTCTGTGCAACTTATTACACGACCAACAGGAAAGCTGGCCATCACTCAGATCAAGACTCTGTGCAACTTATTACACGACCAACAGGAAAGCTGGCCATCACTCAAATCAAGACTCTGTGCAACTTATTACACGACCAACAGGAAAGCTGGCCATCACTCAGATCAAGACTCTGTGCAACTTATTACACGACCAACAGGAAAGCTGGCCATCACTCAAATCAAGACTCTGTGCAACTTATTACACGACCAACAGGAAAGCTGGCCATCACTCAGATCAAGACTCTGTGCAACTTATTACTCGACCAACAGGAAAGCTGGCCATCACTCAGATCAAGACTCTGTGCAACTTATTACACGACCAACAGGAAAGCTGGCCATCACTCAAATCAAGACTCTGTGCAACTTATTACACGACCAACAGGAAAGCTGGCCATCACTCAGATCAAGACTCTGTGCAACTTATTACTCGACCAACAGGAAAGCTGGCCATCACTCAAATCAAGACTCTGTGCAACTTATTACACGACCAACAGGAAAGCTGGCCATCACTCAGATCAAGACTCTGTGCAACTTATTACACGACCAACAGGAAAGCTGGCCATCACTCAGATCAAGACTCTGTGCAACTTATTACACGACCAACAGGAAAGCTGGCCATCACTCAGATCAAGACTCTGTGCAACTTATTACACGACCAACAGGAAAGCTGGCCATCACTCAAATCAAGACTCTGTGCAACTTATTACACGACCAACAGGAAAGCTGGCCATCACTCAGATCAAGACTCTGTGCAACTTATTACACGACCAACAGGAAAGCTGGCCATCACTCAGATCAAGACTCTGTGCAACTTATTACACGACCAACAGGAAAGCTGGCCATCACTCAGATCAAGACTCTGTGCAACTTATTACACGACCAACAGGAAAGCTGGCCATCACTCAGATCAAGACTCTGTGCAACTTATTACACGACCAACAGGAAAGCTGGCCATCACTCAGATCAAGACTCTGTGCAACTTATTACACGACCAACAGGAAAGCTGGCCATCACTCAGATCAAGACTCTGTGCAACTTATTACACGACCAACAGGAAAGCTGGCCATCACTCAGATCAAGACTCTGTGCAACTTATTACACGACCAACAGGAAAGCTGGCCATCACTCAGATCAAGACTCTGTGCAACTTATTACACAACCAACAGGAAAGCTGGCCATCACTCAGATCAAGACTCTGTGCAACTTATTACTCGACCAACAGGAAAGCTGGCCATCACTCAGATCAAGACTCTGTGCAACTTATTACACGACCAACAGGAAAGCTGGCCATCACTCAGATCAAGACTCTGTGCATGCTGCTTGCTTCACAAGCCATGAAGTCTCTTCAGATCAGTCCCTAACTTACACAAACCCCTCCAGCAAAAGGGCCCGAGCTTTCTGCAGAGGACTGGAAGAACAGAAAGGACGTCCTGAGAGGTCATTCCTAGCGCTGGGGCCTTCACGCCTGAAGTTATTATGTCTCTTTTAAATTGTAGCTGTTGTtactattgctattttattgtgtgtattgtatttctgattttataaaattgtaaaccgttgtgatggtcccaAACTCATGTGACGTTACAGAAAAACGAATAAAACCATAAACACCTGTGGGAGTGCCACTCACCGCAGGGACCAGGGCTGAAAGCACAAGTGACAGGCACTGGGAAACCCTGCAGACACTCCGAATGCCTTACCTCCGATAACATACATCATCCCGTGGAGCACTGCCACGCCGAGACCACTGCGAGCCTGGTGCAGGGAGGACACTGTGGTCCAGTACTGACTGAAGGTGTCAAAACGCTCCGCACAGCTCAGAGCCCGGCTGTCACTCCAGCGACCTCCCTGCAAGCGGGTGTATCCACCTGTGAAGAGAGACAGCCTCAGTGAGCACGGTCGTGAGCCCCTTCCACCTGTGAGAGAGCATCAGTAAGGTGGGACCAGGTGTATCTTGCTGCAAGAGAGAGACAGTCCCAGTGAACAGTGCAGTCACTGAAGAGACCTTTCTGTAACCAGGTGCATCCTCCGAGAGAATGACAGCTTTAGGGAGCACAGAGATCCCCCCAGTAACCAGGTATATCCACCTGTGTGAGAGTGTTAGAGACCTCCCATGTAACCCGTCAGACACAGCATCAATGAGCAGAGCTGTCGCTGAAGAGAGATCCTCCCAGGTAACCAGCTGTATCCACAtgcaagagagagacagcatCATATAGATTTGAGCTGTCACTAAAGAGATCTTCTTTATGATCAATTAAGTGTATTCCTCTGTGAGAGCATCAGCTGAGCTGACAGTATagcaagggggtagactcaagagtaatcttaggaaatatttctgtatagagagggtggtggacgtgtggaacggcctccctgtggaggaggtgggggagacAAATACAGTATCTGAAGTccggaaagcctgggataagcgcaGGGGCTCTCTGAGGGAGAGATGGGAATGGtaaggctagataaattggatggatgggccatacggtctttttctgccgtcatgtttctgtgtttatgAGGGTAAACGGAAGGCAGTGGGAAAGCCCTGAGGTCCGCTGGCGACTGACGCGAATCCTTCCAGAGCAGACACACAATAAGCGTACAAGACGTGGATCCTAACCTACTACATAGAGGTACTTCCGAGCCTTCCTCCGAGGCTGCACTTTGGAGGCTTGCGGGAAGCTGCTGACGCGGCTGTCCTTCGAGGTGCTACTGACCTCGCAGAACTCCCTCAGCAGAGTACGCAGCGCCACTCGCAGGCTGAAGTCTGTGAGCCCTGCAAGACACCAACAGGAAGAGCTTAGCAAGCCCAGAACAAGGAGATACAGAATCGCTCCTAGCAGCTTTAATCAAAATAGAGAGAACAGTTTAATATCTCGTGAAACAGAGCACATCCCCATGCTCCTAACAGGACTGGGTCAGTACCGGCTAAGAGGGAAGAGTGGCCCTAATACCGTGCTGGGATCTGAACGACGTCCTGGGCTCTCAGATCCTTCCTCCAGCACCTGCTCCTCCCAATCTACATCCAATGACTGAGCCCTCTCGCTGTGCCAGCCCTCCCCACTACTGGTCTACCTTTCATAGATTCTGACCCCTCTCACAGCACCATCCCCCTCTCACAGCACCATCTCATAGCACCATCCCCCTCTCACAGCACCATCCCCCTCTCATAGCGCCCCTTTCACAGCACCCCTCTCATAGCCCCATCCCCCCTCACAGCACCATTCCCTTCTCATAGCACCATCTCACAGCACCATCCCCCTCTAGCACCATCTCATAGCCCCATCCCCCTCTCATAGCACCCCTCTCTCACAGCACCATCCCCCTCTCACAGCACCCCTCTCATAGCCCCATCCCCCCTCACAGCACCATCCCCCTCTCATAGCACAATCTCATAGTCCCCTCTCATAGCCCCATCCCCCTCTCATAGCACCATCTCACAGCACCATCCCCCTCACAGCCCCCCTCTCACAGCCCCATCCCCCTCACAGCCCCCCCTCTCACAGCCCCATCCCCCTCTCACAGCACCCCTCCCTGACGAACCTCCAATGAGGTCCGACTCCCAACGCAGCTTAGTAAAGAGTGGAGTGCTGAGGGGACCTCTGCATTCAACATAAATAAGAAATGCCCTGCTGGATCCTATCTCTGAGAGTGGCCAGTCCGGGTttaattcctgttactcccagggaGAGCGATGGCTTCCTTCAGTCTCCCTGGGCACTaatgcttttcctccaggaacttgtacaaacctcTCTTAAAACCCGCTATGCTCGTTGccttcaccacgtcctctggcgGCAGGTTCCACAGCTTGAGAGTGTGCAGAGTCGTAAACTCCTTCTAGGATTTGCTTTGAATCTGCTGATGGTCagtttcatggagggtcccctggttttgtattatttgaaagggtaaataaccgtcctcTATTTACCGGTtccacccactcatgattttataaacttctctcctgtccctctcagccatctcttttccaagctgaagagccccagcCCGCGCAGCCTCTCATCAGAGGAGAGATGCCCATCCCCCGGTATCTTCATCTTTTCTACTTTCTTGAAGTggggtgaccagagctgcacacaggactcaagatgcagtcgcaccatggcgCATTACAGAGGCCGTATGATCTCATCCTTTCTTcttcggatcattcctaacattgtttgcttttctgacgaCCACCGTGCACTGAGAGGAGGATTTCAAGATCActttcccaatacagaacccagcttcccgtacctgtagttgggattacttttccctatctgcatcactttgcatttttccacattaaatttcaactgccagcCTCCTAGTCCCAAAAGGTCCTGCTGCAGTTCCTTGTAATCCACTGATGTCCCCTTTTAacaaaaggggaactggattcaggtGACAGCCAATGTTATGGCCCAAGATACTGACA contains these protein-coding regions:
- the LOC115099892 gene encoding actin-binding protein IPP-like encodes the protein MALEAAAGPEGSPCSSDKHAQLVLAQMNKMRERWELCDVRLQVEEELFPVHRLLLAASSPYFAALFGGGMKEASTEVVRILGVAADCFRLLLDFVYTGAVTISTGNVQELLVAADMLQLGEMAQLCCQFLKAQMDPANVVGIFQLAQQMAQADLVEAAQCYIHAHFLEVQNEEEFLALSKEQLVTILQSEDLSIEDEYQVFTAAMGWILKDLGRRRKHVVEVLEPVRFPLLPSQILGKYIEGLTDFSLRVALRTLLREFCEVSSTSKDSRVSSFPQASKVQPRRKARKYLYVVGGYTRLQGGRWSDSRALSCAERFDTFSQYWTTVSSLHQARSGLGVAVLHGMMYVIGGEKDSMIFDCTECYDHITRQWATVASMNHPRCGLGVCTCLGSIYALGGWIGAEIGNTVECYDPEENSWQLVGSMPLPRYYFGCCEMQGLIYVVGGISTEGIELRTAEVYNPITKRWAPLPSMETRRAYLGVAALNDCIYAVGGWNERDDALSTVEKYSAEEEKWVEVASMKVPRAGVCVVAVNGFLYAAGGRSSSHDFSAPVTSDSVEVYNPHTDTWTEIGNMITSRCEGGMAVV